The Plasmodium knowlesi strain H genome assembly, chromosome: 14 genome has a segment encoding these proteins:
- a CDS encoding FK506-binding protein, protein MEQEMVEQVHLTEDGGVIKTILRKGEEGEENIPQKGNEVTVHYVGKLESNGKVFDSSVERNVPFKFHLGQGEVIKGWDICVASMKKNEKCSVRLDSKYAYGEQGCGESIPRNSVLIFEIELISFREAKKSIYDYTNEEKVQASFDLKEQGNEFFKKNEINEAISKYKEALEFFIHSEDWDGDLSEKKKNIEIICNLNLSTCYNKNKDFPNAIAHASKVLKIEKNNVKALYKLGVANMHFGFLEVARENLYKAATLNPNNVEIRNSYDMCLNKLKEARKRDKLTFGGMFDKGILYEEKKSSAK, encoded by the coding sequence ATGGAGCAGGAGATGGTAGAGCAAGTACACCTAACGGAGGATGGCGGAGTGATCAAAACGATCCTGAGGAAaggtgaagaaggagaagaaaatatcccCCAGAAGGGAAACGAAGTGACGGTGCACTACGTTGGGAAGCTAGAAAGCAACGGGAAGGTTTTCGATTCATCTGTGGAGAGAAATGTGCCATTCAAGTTTCATCTAGGACAAGGAGAAGTGATAAAAGGATGGGACATTTGCGTAGCttccatgaaaaaaaatgaaaaatgttcaGTTCGTCTGGATAGCAAGTACGCCTACGGAGAACAAGGCTGTGGAGAAAGTATCCCCAGAAACAGTGTGTTAATATTTGAAATAGAACTTATCAGTTTTAGAGAAGccaaaaaaagtatatacgATTATACCAATGAAGAGAAAGTCCAAGCATCCTTCGATTTAAAAGAACAAggaaatgaattttttaaaaaaaatgaaattaacgAAGCCATTTCCAAGTATAAGGAAGCCCTAGagtttttcattcattcagAAGATTGGGATGGAGATttatctgaaaaaaaaaaaaatattgaaatTATTTGTAATTTAAATTTGTCTACAtgttataataaaaataaggatTTCCCCAATGCCATCGCCCACGCATCCAAAGTTTTGAAgatagagaaaaataatgttAAGGCGCTTTACAAACTGGGTGTAGCTAATATGCACTTTGGTTTTCTGGAGGTTGCGCGGGAAAATTTATACAAGGCTGCAACTTTAAACCCCAACAACGTGGAAATACGCAACTCCTATGACATGTGCttgaacaaattgaaggagGCCCGCAAGAGGGACAAACTCACCTTCGGAGGCATGTTCGACAAGGGCATTTTGtacgaggagaaaaagagtAGCGCCAAGTGA
- a CDS encoding serine/threonine protein kinase, putative, whose protein sequence is MLKLRSICTTLIGGKVYNINGKTIREEKLLSEGAYSFVYLAKDLNTNKSYTIKKTICQDKEKLEMAKKEIQILKTLPPHKNIVQYFGSTIISENNNRIVIMLMDFCERGNLLNIFQKNKEKIKENHIVKIIKDIVNGLNFLHTQEIPIIHRDIKLENILCDKNGVYKICDFCSHSVSTSFFPNDLTKDSLNILKEEIERDTTFMYRPPELIDLYANREISCKVDVWMVGCILYLLLFKVHPFQNEHKSLLSIINGSFTIPYHLKYSKKIMSILLMTLNKNPEKRLDSTTLLFILENYADLKLWFMHIPSDVKKMVNQIFEKINELNLNKENEVIEISNDRILDVKISSHKYQTQVPKSAPRTFFKFFSPSVLAQDPLKGNSSQLGDTTTKQDSAATQPVVDTTNQVDTTKQDNVANKPDDNTVQLGSTTKEGQLISIESSGSVADLGSATQNEFCEDFLNLNGDTVQTEEQKGNSEYSSWRENNILKDITLDREMNTFGFDMEFGCDRNCDNTYRSEGGDAVTDSTGKKEDGIPVGKEVANMNQGLKENMIQEQRDFKEFFDPWNASKGNNGAVTAGGTPTEDGQGEGNQYDLFEEDLANFDYANFNHANFNHANFQHANFFKDTMNNEPFKYAPSVDEINFTKNGTDMTNDTLNSISNYDDLDNMENYFPSYGGAKFGKEVEVAFNTGVDVFNGATYHPSSKFIASDKNDKFSELLEEFQKCSI, encoded by the coding sequence ATGCTTAAGCTGAGGAGCATTTGCACGACCCTGATCGGGGGGAAGGTGTACAACATTAACGGGAAAACCATCAGGGAGGAGAAGTTGCTCTCGGAAGGGGCTTACTCATTTGTTTATCTGGCTAAAGACTTAAACACAAACAAATCATACACCATAAAGAAGACAATTTGCCAAGACAAGGAGAAGTTGGAAAtggcaaagaaggaaattcaaATCCTTAAAACTTTACCTCCACATAAAAACATCGTACAGTATTTTGGATCAACCATCATAAGTGAGAACAATAACAGAATAGTTATCATGTTGATGGATTTTTGTGAGAGAGGAAATCTGTTAAacatatttcaaaaaaataaagaaaaaataaaggaaaaccaTATTGTCAAAATTATCAAGGATATAGTCAACGGATTAAATTTCTTACATACGCAGGAAATACCAATCATACATAGAGACATAAAATTGGAGAATATCCTTtgtgataaaaatggagtgTATAAAATATGTGATTTTTGTTCACATAGTGTATCCACTTCGTTCTTCCCAAATGATTTAACAAAGGATTCACTAAATATTTTGAAGGAGGAGATTGAAAGAGATACAACTTTCATGTATAGGCCTCCAGAGCTAATTGACTTGTATGCTAATAGAGAGATTTCCTGCAAAGTAGATGTGTGGATGGTTGGTTGTATTTTgtatttgcttctttttaaaGTGCATCCTTTTCAGAATGAGCACAAGAGCTTACTGTCCATAATAAATGGAAGCTTTACCATTCCATACCATTTAAAATACTCTAAAAAGATAATGTCTATTTTGCTAATGACGTTGAATAAGAACCCAGAGAAGCGGCTAGACTCTACGactcttttatttattttggagAATTATGCAGACTTGAAACTGTGGTTCATGCATATCCCCAgtgatgttaaaaaaatggtgaaccaaatttttgaaaaaattaatgaactGAATTTGAACAAGGAGAACGAGGTGATCGAAATAAGCAACGATCGGATTTTGGATGTGAAGATTTCCTCACACAAGTACCAAACGCAGGTACCCAAGAGTGCCCCCCGAACCTTCTTCAAGTTCTTCTCCCCCAGCGTACTGGCGCAGGATCCCTTGAAGGGGAATTCATCTCAGCTGGGTGACACCACCACCAAACAGGACAGCGCCGCCACCCAACCGGTTGTTGACACCACCAATCAGGTTGACACCACGAAACAGGACAATGTCGCCAACAAACCGGATGATAACACCGTACAGCTAGGTAGCACCACCAAGGAAGGTCAGCTGATCAGCATTGAAAGTTCGGGCAGCGTGGCCGATCTTGGGAGCGCCACGCAGAACGAGTTCTGTGAAGATTTTCTCAACCTGAACGGGGATACTGTCCAAACGGAGGAGCAGAAAGGAAATTCCGAATACAGCAGTTGGAGGGAAAACAACATTTTGAAAGACATAACTTTGGATAGGGAGATGAATACGTTTGGCTTCGACATGGAGTTTGGGTGTGACAGGAATTGTGATAACACGTATCGCAGTGAGGGAGGAGATGCAGTGACAGATTCAAccggaaaaaaggaagatggCATTCCAGTAGGAAAGGAAGTTGCCAACATGAACCAAGGCTTAAAGGAAAACATGATTCAGGAGCAAAGGGACTTCAAGGAATTCTTCGACCCATGGAACGCCTCCAAGGGAAACAATGGGGCGGTCACAGCTGGAGGTACACCGACTGAGGATggacaaggagaaggaaaccAATACGATCTCTTCGAGGAAGACCTAGCCAATTTTGATTATGCCAATTTTAACCACGCCAATTTTAACCATGCCAATTTTCAGcatgccaatttttttaaagatacGATGAATAATGAGCCCTTTAAATACGCACCCAGCGTGGACGAAATAAACTTCACAAAAAACGGCACAGACATGACAAATGATACGCTCAACAGTATAAGCAATTACGACGATTTAGACAAcatggaaaattattttccttcctatgGTGGAGCCAAATTTGGAAAGGAGGTGGAGGTTGCTTTCAACACGGGCGTAGATGTCTTCAATGGGGCCACTTATCACCCATCGAGCAAGTTTATTGCGTCtgataaaaatgacaaatttTCAGAACTCCTGGAGGAGTTCCAAAAATGTTCCATTTGA
- a CDS encoding dipeptidyl aminopeptidase 2, putative has protein sequence MKYLLVISFLFLLVRYVEGDLPIHALMGDVAGIWDISQTEELSDKPEHCGGGIPNRNFQNLDPQLKKYERFLENNYGGMETTSMKLTTEKINLTDKLNQRNNWTYLAVRDANTNGIIGHWTMVYDEGFEVRVPGRRYFALFKYERTNSKKCPEPIENKDSTDSNCYITDPTRTLLGWVLHERVHENDKKKKVFQWGCFYGRKQEDVGISSFVIHGAHSSPPSTEEREKSMGSSTWTGGNILLPTEKQLSFASIKQRSNYTKIRLSSGSPHGVPKTSLMSIYQRTKERIFGCRKEDSEEVKIRLTLPKAFTWGDPFSDDNFEEDVEDQMNCGSCYSIATLYSLQKRFEIGLFKKYRKKITVPKLSYQSILSCSPYNQGCDGGFPFLVGKHLYEFGIPAEDSFPYGMSDSIKCEMSMGSYNNITSTTYKEKDLFFVGEYNYVSGCYECSNEFDMMKEIYSNGPIVVAINATAQLLGLYKLGKQNSMYDIATHENKVCDIPNEGFNGWQQTNHAVTIVGWGEVEKEQEGGNLIKYWVVRNTWGKTWGYKGYIKFQRGVNLAGIETQAVFLDPDLSRGRAGNISGEER, from the exons ATGAAATATCTATTGGtaatttctttcctctttttgttGGTTCGCTATGTGGAGGGGGATCTTCCCATACACGCTTTGATG GGAGATGTAGCAGGCATTTGGGACATCAGCCAGACGGAGGAACTGAGCGACAAGCCGGAACACTGCGGGGGAGGGATTCCCAACCGAAATTTCCAAAATTTGGATCCGC AATTGAAAAAGTATGAAAGATTTTTAGAAAATAACTACGGAGGGATGGAGACCACATCAATGAAGCTAaccacagaaaaaattaatttgacAGACAAACTCAATCAGAGGAATAACTGGACCTACTTGGCAGTGAGGGATGCGAACACTAATGGGATCATCGGGCACTG GACTATGGTTTATGATGAAGGGTTCGAAGTAAGGGTTCCCGGAAGGCGATACTTCG CTTTATTCAAATATGAACGGACCAACTCCAAAAAATGTCCTGAGCCGATAGAAA ACAAGGATTCTACAGATAGCAACTGTTATATAACAGATCCTACAAGAACGTTGCTTGGATGGGTTCTCCATGAACGGGTTCATGagaatgataaaaagaaaaaagtttttcAGTGGGGATGCTTCTACGGACGAAAGCAGGAAGATGTGGGTATCTCCTCCTTTGTCATTCACGGTGCGCATAGCAGTCCGCCTAGTACAGAGGAACG TGAGAAGTCGATGGGTTCTTCTACTTGGAC AGGAGGGAATATATTATTACCCACAGAGAAACAACTCAGTTTTGCTTCTATCAAGCAGAGGTCGAATTATACGAAGATAAGGCTGTCCTCGGGGAGTCCACACGGTGTTCCCAAGACGAGTTTGA TGAGCATTTACCAACGCACAAAGGAACGAATTTTTGGATGCCGAAAGGAAGACAGCGAAGAGGTGAAGATTCGCTTGACCCTCCCGAAGGCATTTACCTGGGGCGATCCATTCAGCGATGACAATTTTGAGGAAGACGTGGAGGACCAAATGAACTGCGGAAGTTGCTACTCCATTGCGACTCTCTACAGTCTTCAAAAAAGATTTGAAATTggtctttttaaaaaatacagaaaaaaaataactgtTCCAAAATTGTCTTACCAGTCTATTCTGAGTTGTTCGCCATACAACCAGGGGTGTGATGGAGGGTTTCCTTTTCTCGTGGGTAAACATTTGTACGAGTTTGGTATTCCAGCGGAAGATTCTTTTCCTTACGGAATGAGTGATTCCATCAAGTGTGAAATGAGTATGGGTTCTTACAACAACATCACGTCTACAACTTACAAAGAGAAggatcttttttttgtaggaGAGTATAATTATGTTAGTGGTTGTTATGAATGCTCCAATGAGTTTGACATGATGAAAGAGATTTATTCAAATGGACCCATCGTGGTTGCAATAAATGCTACTGCACAGTTACTTGGTTTGTACAAATTAGGAAAGCAAAATAGTATGTACGACATCGCTACGCATGAAAATAAGGTTTGCGACATACCAAATGAGGGTTTCAATGGATGGCAGCAGACCAACCATGCTGTGACCATTGTTGGATGGGGGGAAGTAGAGAAAGAACAGGAAGGAGGTAACTTGATTAAATACTGGGTGGTGCGAAATACTTGGGGTAAGACATGGGGTTATAAGGGATACATCAAGTTCCAGCGGGGCGTGAACCTCGCCGGAATTGAGACGCAGGCGGTTTTCCTGGACCCAGACTTATCGCGTGGCCGGGCGGGCAACATAAGCGGGGAAGAGaggtaa
- a CDS encoding U3 small nucleolar RNA-associated protein 11, putative — protein sequence MSSYKNVIPKRSYQERGQAKERLHLGELEKKVDYGKRREIYKKKKKIENVLKEKIMNRNPDEFHTGMVHSRITDATNELEKEEKVQKTDVVLKNKRNHLKEETNALYRKLKKINKALENYYINIPLRYLFNNSHELYNDKEETTMSTTYVLKAEKKKLKSRALVYQRRYNSLLNLKKNVLSRIRKMDNMYANTYKNVDGYCVLKGVGGAPHRFFAPRLR from the coding sequence atgtcgaGCTACAAGAATGTAATTCCGAAGAGGAGCTACCAGGAAAGAGGGCAAGCCAAGGAGAGGCTACACCTGGgggagttggaaaaaaaagtggactATGGAAAGAGGagagaaatatataaaaaaaaaaaaaaaatagaaaatgttctcaaggaaaaaattatgaacagaaACCCGGATGAGTTCCATACGGGTATGGTTCACTCAAGGATAACAGATGCCACGAACGAGttagaaaaagaggagaaagtgCAGAAGACAGACgttgttttaaaaaacaagAGGAACCATCTGAAGGAGGAAACGAATGCATTATacaggaaattaaaaaaaataaataaagcgCTGGAAAATTATTACATAAATATTCCCCTCAGATATCTCTTTAACAACTCACATGAACTCTACAACGATAAGGAGGAGACTACCATGAGCACTACCTATGTGCTGAAggcggaaaagaaaaaactgaaaagcAGAGCTCTCGTTTATCAGCGGAGATACAATTCCTTGcttaacttaaaaaaaaatgtcctgTCACGAATAAGGAAGATGGATAACATGTATGCaaatacatataaaaatgtggatGGGTATTGTGTCCTTAAGGGTGTTGGCGGTGCTCCTCATCGGTTCTTTGCGCCACGCTTGAGATAG
- a CDS encoding tRNA-splicing endonuclease, putative, giving the protein MKIIYEYKKEHYELEVDERNADDYIIDALEKNSKKRNSDDSLYDSETQVEFLNFLQFHTERGTNFAYKEGNGSRRQVGKSTQVCSDDQGENKSLLMYVDYFEKAGYIVRRGDIYGAHFLLYLDGEQYTHAVYVVYSVRRDHVIRDLIRMLRVSRSVKKNVILILRTGRETSDLSDNIVYVKVYSYK; this is encoded by the coding sequence ATGAAAATTATCTACGAGTATAAAAAGGAGCACTACGAATTGGAGGTCGACGAGCGGAATGCAGACGATTACATCATCGACGccttagaaaaaaattcgaaaaagCGTAACAGCGATGATTCCCTTTACGACAGTGAGACGCAGGTCGAGTTTCTTAACTTCTTGCAGTTCCACACAGAACGTGGAACGAATTTTGCatataaggaaggaaatggaagCAGAAGGCAAGTGGGAAAAAGTACCCAGGTGTGTAGCGATGatcaaggggaaaataaatcgTTGCTAATGTATGTCGACTATTTCGAGAAGGCAGGTTACATAGTGAGGAGGGGAGATATTTATGGagcacattttttactttaccTAGACGGTGAACAATATACTCACGCTGTTTACGTTGTGTATAGCGTGCGTAGAGACCATGTGATTAGAGATCTCATTCGCATGTTGAGGGTATCACGTagcgtgaaaaaaaacgtcaTCTTAATATTGCGGACAGGGAGAGAAACATCAGATCTGTCAGATAACATCGTTTACGTGAAGGTTTACTCTTATAAATAG